One Lucilia cuprina isolate Lc7/37 chromosome 4, ASM2204524v1, whole genome shotgun sequence DNA segment encodes these proteins:
- the LOC111686343 gene encoding serine protease easter-like: MNKVLSQNTTVSDSSSQNTTICTCWKGFKQSQIEIQIDQNNFSICCPNNYEIQYNTTISVQKSDNIYLLPNTQECGVIPENYENDIKVEFPWAALIEYTNGNNKTSHHCGATLINNRYVLTAAQCVVVDADWSISNIRLGEWDLSSNPDCIKTLTGKTKCADPYLNVGIEEIIIHSNYSAAKYRNDIALIRLDRYIKFTDYISPVCLPVQTKMRVRIFKNIIMQVVGWDNSKTNDEVNIKQVANLPGWSFSRCRRTYAAKRIYLRMEQMCAGGEKGVGICDGDSGGSLVVKDRLDNRNVYVLSGVTSFIQKPCGLDGWPGLFTKVGPYMDWILENIRS; encoded by the exons atgaataaggtTTTGTCTCAAAACA CAACAGTTTCCGATAGTAGTTCTCAAAATACAACAATATGTACCTGTTGGAAAGGTTTCAAGCAATCTCAAATAGAAATACAAATTGATCAAAATAACTTCTCAATTTGTTGTCCCAACAAttatgaaattcaatataataCAACAATTTCTGTGCAAAAATCGGATAACATATATTTATTGCCCAATACTCAGGAATGTGGGGTTATTCCAGAGAATTATGAAAATGATATAAAAGTGGAATTTCCTTGGGCGGCCTTAATAGAATATACAAATG gCAACAACAAAACTAGCCATCACTGTGGAGCCACCTTAATAAATAACCGTTATGTGCTAACTGCTGCCCAATGTGTGGTAGTAGATGCAGATTGGAGTATCTCTAACATACGTTTGGGCGAATGGGATCTCTCCTCTAATCCCGACTGTATAAAAACTCTAACGGGTAAAACAAAGTGTGCCGATCCCTATTTAAATGTAGGAATAGAAGAAATCATTATCCATTCAAATTATAGTGCTGCAAAATATCGTAATGATATCGCTTTGATACGTCTTGATCGCTATATCAAATTCACCGATTACATAAGTCCCGTATGTCTGCCCGTTCAAACCAAAATGCGtgttagaatatttaaaaatattataatgcaAGTAGTTGGTTGGGATAATTCAAAAACCAATGACGAAGTTAATATAAAACAGGTTGCTAATTTACCAGGTTGGAGCTTTTCGAGATGTCGTCGAACGTATGCTGCCAAAAGAATATATTTGCGTATGGAGCAAATGTGTGCGGGTGGTGAAAAAGGTGTCGGTATTTGTGATGGTGATTCGGGTGGATCATTAGTTGTAAAAGATAGATTAGATAATCGTAATGTTTACGTTTTATCTGGTGTTACATCGTTTATTCAGAAACCCTGTGGCTTAGATGGTTGGCCGGGACTTTTTACAAAGGTGGGTCCTTATATGGATtggattttagaaaatataagatCTTAG
- the LOC111685942 gene encoding serine protease easter-like has product MGQLLKIVCILAVLFVNDSLSQSIAFPDGSCGTPDGYQGTCIDILQCPPLLQSLKNVQRSQLETRYLQQSQCGKSGNTVLVCCRYDGVSRFSNPTPSMPRDNSNLLPNIRQCGRSFDNRIYGGSATKIDEYPWTALIEYTKPRNEKGHHCGAALINNRYVITAAHCVTGRGIPADWRATGVRLGEWDRSSNPDCEISVTGERDCAEPHLDVGIEEITYHPNYNAQASNNLHDIALIRLDRYVDFNDFVSPVCLPTQSYLRTKTFENIKMDVTGWGTTEQGGTSALKLKAGVDGWTFDRCRQKYATKRIYLQDTQMCAGGEEGVDSCGGDSGGPLVVKERVDNRDVYMLSGVVSFGPKPCGLPGWPGVYTRVGAYIDWITRTIRA; this is encoded by the exons ttgCATTTCCTGATGGTAGTTGTGGCACTCCCGACGGTTATCAAGGTACATGTATAGATATATTACAATGTCCGCCACTACTGCAATCATTAAAGAATGTTCAAAGATCTCAACTGGAAACACGTTATCTGCAACAGAGTCAATGTGGTAAAAGTGGCAATACCGTACTGGTTTGTTGTCGTTATGATGGTGTAAGCCGCTTTAGTAATCCAACACCTTCAATGCCTAGAGATAACTCGAATTTATTGCCCAATATACGACAATGTGGTCGTTCCTTTGATAATCGTATTTATGGTGGTAGTGCTACTAAAATCGATGAATATCCTTGGACTGCTTTAATCGAATATACAAAAC CCCGTAACGAAAAGGGTCATCATTGTGGAGCTGCCTTGATAAATAATCGTTATGTGATAACCGCTGCTCATTGTGTTACTGGTCGTGGTATACCGGCTGACTGGCGGGCTACCGGAGTACGTTTGGGAGAATGGGATCGTTCCAGTAATCCCGATTGTGAAATATCCGTAACTGGTGAAAGAGATTGTGCTGAACCTCATTTGGATGTTGGCATTGAAGAAATCACTTATCATCCCAATTATAATGCTCAGGCCTCCAATAATTTACATGACATAGCTCTAATACGTCTGGATCGTTATGTTGATTTCAACGACTTCGTTAGCCCTGTCTGTTTGCCCACCCAATCTTATTTGCGtacaaaaacatttgaaaacattaaaatggaTGTCACCGGCTGGGGCACTACAGAACAGGGTGGTACTAGTGCTTTAAAATTAAAGGCTGGTGTAGATGGTTGGACTTTTGATAGATGTCGCCAAAAATATGCCACCAAAAGAATTTATTTGCAAGACACTCAAATGTGTGCGGGCGGTGAAGAAGGTGTTGACTCTTGTGGTGGTGATTCCGGTGGTCCATTGGTGGTTAAGGAGAGAGTGGATAATCGTGATGTGTATATGTTGTCTGGTGTTGTATCGTTTGGTCCAAAACCTTGTGGCTTACCTGGCTGGCCCGGAGTTTATACCAGGGTTGGTGCTTACATCGATTGGATTACACGTACAATTAGAGCTTAA